The Leishmania mexicana MHOM/GT/2001/U1103 complete genome, chromosome 29 DNA window GAGGACGTGCTCCATCAGCGGCACAGGTTTACCAAGAAAAAGGCTAAGGAGATCGCCGACTTCCTGCTCCCTATGCTAGAGTACGCGCCCGACACCCGCGCTACCCCTGCCGCAATGCTACGCGACCACGACGCGTTCTTCGATATCCAAGACGACGACTACGCGCCGCTGTGCTTTGTTGATgaggacagcggcgacgaggaagaTTCTGCTtcggagaaggaggaggaggaggagactgACAGCGACGGCTCTTCACAGTCCTACTCCTCTGCTCCTTCCAGCGAGCTGAAGTCGAAGCGCTCCCGCCAGCTAGACAACGATGCCGACCGCTCGGAGACCTTTCGGTACTGGGAGGAGCATCCCATTCTTAACCGCACTTACCTAGAGGAGCGAGGGCTGACTATTGCTGACATTCAGTCGGTCCTCGCCGGGAACTTCTTAGATGACGCGGCAGCCCATGAGGCTGCCGCGGAGGTGATTCGTCTGCTCTCGGAGGAGACAGATCGGCTCTCGAACGaccacggcagcgatggccaCGACGCGGACAATGAGGATGGGGGCAACAGcgatgatgacgaggaggggacgaCGCAGGGCTCTGACGGACCagagaaggtggtggtggacaaGGCGGCTCCGTGCGACGATGGCGtcgacgatggcgacgaggAAGCCACAGGTGAAGAGGATGAGGGGAATAGCGATGGCGCTGAGTAGATGGTAACGCTATTTTAAAGGACACAAAGCAACAGACAGGATAAACGCAGCTGCACGTGCGACGCAGAGAGACCCATGGACAACTATGCACACCCTTTCAAAAGGGAAAGGAGACGGCAACGACGCAATCTCCACTACTGTTCTTGTTCGTCTCCCTTTTCTCCGTTACGACTGTTCGCCTGCTTCGAGGGGGGTCCTGCTTCTTACAATAGCCTAGTGACATGGTGGGTATTAGTCCGTGTCCGCAGTATGCGACTGCTCAGGTCAACATGTGGAGGGTCACTGGGCTGGGGAGGTCAACGCATGGAAGAAGAGTGCGCGATCAAAGCAGTCGTTTGCCGCAGTCGCACGAGAAAAAGGGTTGTCTACCTTTCTTGAGCATCTTGGAAATGCGATacccacacacccctctcTTTCCCGCGCTGTAATGCATCCACTCTCTCCGTGCAACTCTGCTTTCCCTTCACCTGTCTTGATCGCtgctttccttttctgttCGTGTATTGACGCACTTGGGACCTCATTCCTCTCGTTGTgttttccctctcttttctgtgccacacacacacacacatgcatacaaACGCACGATCCCTCTTCTGGCGTTTGTGTATCCGTGTGTGCCACGCAAATCGCAACTCTTGCGCCCTTCTATTATTACTTGTTTCCACTACTCAACGCGCTTGTGCTCGTCTGCTGTGTCGCGTTCCCCCTTTCCTACTGCCGTGTTGAATCTTGTGCAGGCTACCAGAATGTCCAAGAAGCAGGAAGTTAAGGCGTACGGCCCGAACGTGAAGAAGGGCGACCTCGTTTACGGCGTCGTGCACATCTTCGCATCCTTCAATGACACGTTTGTGCACGTGACGGACACGTCCGGCCGCGAAACGTACGTGAAGGTTACCGGCGGTATGAAGGTGAAGGCCGATCGCGATGAGTCTTCCCCCTACGCTGCGATGATGGCCGCCCAGGACGTTGTGGCGCGCTGCAAGGAGTGCGGAATCAACGCCCTGCATGTCAAGATGCGCGCCGTTGGTGGTGTGCGCACCAAGTCGCCGGGCCCTGGCGCCCAGGCCGCCCTCCGCGCGCTCGCCCGCGCTGGGATGAAGATTGGCCGCATCGAGGATGTCACCCCGATCCCGACCGACTCCACCCGCCGCAAGGGCTcccgccgtggccgccgcctgtAAGGTTCTTGTGGCCGCGCGTTTTGCGGACTGTCCAGCAGAGCGAGCTAACGCAGATGGCGCTTTGCTGGTTTCTCTATTTTTGTGATTTGCCATCCTTTTATTGTcgaaaaaaacaacaacgaacaCAATCCGCTGTGCGAAGGCGCAAGCATGTCGATTCTTTCCATTTCTGCCCCATCCCATGAAGCACGCTGGGTGTCGCACTGGGTACCTCATGGCCCTAATGACAGTGCTGGAGGGCCCTCATTGCGGCTGGTTGtggaggggatgggggaggggagggggaaacgACGTGTTGTATTCAtgtgaggtggtggtggcatgGCGCAATGCTGGGAAAAGCAGGGTATTTGCCGTTCTCTGTAACAGAGTTGCCGTGCTCATCTTTTCCCGGTTCACTGTCTGACCCGTTGGCtgcctcgccttctccccccATCTGCCCTCACGAAACGGGGTTACCGCGTCTCCTCCATGCGAGCACTGGAATGACGCAGTGAAGGCGACTACAAGGAGTTCCCCCATCCTGCAAGGAGACTGGCGGGCGCGGGACGTCGTGACTACGTGAACATCTCTTTCCACTCAGAAGACTCCCTGGACTTTTTCCCCTCCGTCCcattctccctctctccgccccCCTTTCGTGTACGTCTCCGTGTCGTACACTTCTTTTCGCCCGTTTCCCACGCTCACGCTCAACAACGTGGACGCACCACGTCGCTCgctggagaagagagaaaagtgGTGAGTACGTGTTCCgctctttcccttttccccTCCGCTCGTGTTGCACCTCTCGGCAGCTTTACcgctctcttcccttctACCCTACTTGTCGTGCACCACTTCCCTCATTTTGCGTGCGGCAATAGAGAATGTTCCGCTTCTGTGGCCGTCGCCTGGTGGCGCGTACGCTGCCCTTGCTTGCCGATCACCCAGAGCTGCCGGAGGCATTCGAGTTCATGGAGCACAAGGTTGTGGATAAGGATATCCACTCCGCCTACGACAACATGGAAACACTGCGTCTCACCGTCACCCGCCAGGACGAGTTCCTCTTCAAGGAGGCGCCGGTGAAGTGCGTCACAATCGTGGGCGTCAACGGCGAGTGCGGTGTGTACCCCGGCCACGCGTACGAAATCACGCAGCTTACCcccgcgccgctgacggtAGAGATGCCGGATGGCACGGTGAAGAAGTTCTTCACGAGTGGCGGTTTTGCTCACATCAACAACGAAGGTTCCTGCGATATTAACTGCGTGGAGTGCATCCCGCTCACGGAGCTCGACGTCGATGCCGCGGAGAaggcgctcgcgcagcagcaatcGGCTTTGACTAGCGCCCATGATGACAAGGCGAAGGCGGTAATTGAGATTCGGATTGGCGTGCTCGAGTCGGTCATCCAGAGCCTCAAGCACGCGTAAGCTGTGAAGATTCAACGGCGTCGTGCACCGCGTCCGATCCGGTCGCAAGTGCGCTAccacgggggggggagaggcacaAAGGGGGAGGGTATCGATGAGACCGCCTCTGCATTCGTTGCCGAATTCCTCACAAGGCACACGCTAGTGTCTTCGTtttctcctccgccggcaCCCACTAACGAATAGTTTTCTTCATGCCCGCATCGCTTTTCTCCTCCGCATCCGGGCGATGCCTTCCGGCCGGTACGCGGCACACATTTCGCCGCATTACGTCTCTTTCGAACCACATCGCCTGCGAGGTTACGAGAGGCGCCGCTCATTGGtgacgcggctgctgtgaCTCCCCACTCTCCCGCGCACGCTCACCCAGACACATCTTTAGTCATTATGGAGTTCTTAACTGTAGCATAGTAAAAAAGAAACctacacacaaacacacacaaacttGAAGATCGGTGATGTAACAAAAAAGTCAACGTGAGGACCACAAGTAGGGGAAACCCCGTGAGTCATGCGAGCAGGCGCCCAGCGACGCTGAGGATGCGGGAAAAAGgcgagaggagaagcgagacaTCGCTGTGATGCAGCGGTGTGAGATGAATCCGCCTTTTCCGCTCCACATACTCAAGTGCACGAGACTAACGTTAGAGCACCGCTTCacagaagaaaaacgaaGGTTGTCTGAGTCAGCTGTTGACGGCAAAGACGCTCTCATGTGAGCTGCAGTGCCACGGCGTTCCTGAATCATTGAGAAAGATGAGCCTGGGAGAGATTTTCTCTCCCACAGGTATGCTTTCGCCATGCCTCAGAAGACTGTTTCTTCCACACCCATCCACGTGCCTCACTCTCTCGCACTTGGCGACATCTTTTCTGCTCGTATCTTTATATACCTCTGCGTTGGCCATCGTTTTAATGTTCCTCTTCCTGTACACATACCTTCATGAGACTCGCCACCCAACCATGGTACCAGGGTGTGAAGCCcacgctctgtgtgtgtgtgaggggggggggtcaaGAGCCTGCAGCCCGGTCTCCGGGCACGGCTGCGGACTCTTGGTGTCGGCGGACAGCGCCTGGCTGGCGCGGTGCCGAGGAGACGTGCGGCCATGATCGCACCAGGACCAGCTCACGACGGGTCGCGCTGACGATCCAGCACAtatgcgcgcatgcgcccACTGCTTTTCTGCCTttgccgcgctgcggtggtgttgaGCGTAGCCGCGGACCCGGCCCGCTCCGCATGCACTGGAACAGCAGTGGGCTGGATGGTGCGACACGGTGATGGCTGTCCCGGCACCTCGACGCGTCCTCGGTGCCAGTGTGTACGCTGCAGGGGATGCACCTCACCCCTGCAGGTCTGGAGGGCACCTGCTCTCCACGGTTTTCAGCCTTCCGGtgcagcaagagagggggCACGAGTggtgagcgagagagaggtacCCCGTAGTGCATGCCGATGATGCCCACAGTGCATGCGCGCGAAGCGTGCGGCATCTCCTGCGTCCGACCGCGCGGCACGTATCCGAAGAGGGGAcgaggcgggagaggaggggtcCGCTAGACGCATGTCCCGACTCGACGGCATGACGGTCGGTGTAAGACGACCAGGGcgtagcggcagcgcggcagcggtgtgtgggctgcggctgtgcatgcgtgtgcttcTGCTGTCTGTTGAGGTGGTGCGTTGTTGATTTTGGATTGAAAAAGAAAGAAGTTTCCTTAAGTTTGAATGAATTACGATGGTGGtaggaggtgctgctgcgaagcttccactctcctccccccattcTCCTGCCTGCGTGACTAGTCGTCCTGAGTGACTTTCACGTTGTCGTGATGTTGTTTCCCGCTCTTTTTTCGAGGTGTCGGGGCCTCTTCCCGGATGGGTTCAGGCGAGTCATGGTCGTTGCCGCTCTTACCATCACGACTTCTCTGTGTGCTTGCTGGTCAGTGGCCTCTTCTTCGCGCGTGTTTGACGTTTGTGGACGTGGGACTCGTCGTGTGGAGTGAagcttcttttttttcatcgcccctctctctctttacAACCTTTGGCGTGTGGTTTGTCGTTCAATGAGGATATGTGCTCACGTGTGCAGGGTGGTGTGGCGCGTGACGAGCAGACTCTGCTGTCAAGTGGGTTTGCCGCATACTGCGAGCACTCCTGCTCGTACGACTTGGCTTGTACCGTGACATATCGAAGACAGGGTACTTCATTACTGTGAAGGGCACCGCAAGCTACGTTCATGGCGTCGCAGCCGATCTCTATTCACTACAAGCAGATGGAGGAGTGGCTGGAGGATCGCAAGTCTGTTTTTTCTCGAAAGCACAAGAGAGAGTATAATGCACTGTTGTCCGTAGCCCCTCGACTCGTTCAGATGGCGCAGTATGACATCCCAGCACTCGAGAAGCAGGTCAAGAAGAACGAGAACGCTATCGAGGAGTGTCACCGGGTctgcgaggaggcgcagcacacacagctCAAgctgggggagaggcggtgcGCCATGCTGAGGGAGTACGGAATCgagctcgctgccgctgtcggaGAGGTCGCGGTCGCCTCCGCGGTCGATCTGCGCGTGAGGGAAGCTTGTGCGCAAGTGAATGCCGCCTTTCAAGAGTACGCTCGCTCCCGTGTGAGGGTACTGAAGGAGTACTACAACACTCTTTTGGCGAGAACTGCGACTGGGTGGTATGGCACGGACCCATTTGCTTTCCACTTTCCTTGGCTCCAGCGTGCTTTTAGTGAGGCGGAGTACCAGCCCGCGGATGCCTTGTCTGAGGACACCGACGCCGGTGGGGAAGCGGCCAGTGCGGCAGGCCCTCAAATTGACTGgggcgacgatgacgacgccgcggcggggaCGTTTGCAGGGTTGGGGAAGGACGCCGTGCAGATCAACTGGGATGCTACGGAAATGGAAGCCCACCCAGTAGAGGACGACAGTTTACCAGAGGCAGATGGGCGGCACTTCTCCATTGATCTTGCCTCTGCAAAGCATCGCGTCAATGTAATGTCAGAGCTGGAGGCAGCATTGTGCTTCTGTCGCGAACGCAGCACCGCGGATCTGCTGGAgtgcgccacggcgacggaggcggtgcgcggctTTCTCTCAAGCGCCAAAGAAGGTGAGCTCGCTCGTATGAAGGAGAGCTACCGCGCGCGGGGCAACTTTGTTGATCGAATCACCCGTTTCGAGCAGCAGATTATGGTGGCCAAAAACCGCTCAACGGCGCACCAGGCGAAGATGCACGACGCCGAAAACGACCTGGCAAAGCt harbors:
- a CDS encoding 40S ribosomal protein S14; its protein translation is MSKKQEVKAYGPNVKKGDLVYGVVHIFASFNDTFVHVTDTSGRETYVKVTGGMKVKADRDESSPYAAMMAAQDVVARCKECGINALHVKMRAVGGVRTKSPGPGAQAALRALARAGMKIGRIEDVTPIPTDSTRRKGSRRGRRL
- a CDS encoding putative ATP synthase, epsilon chain produces the protein MFRFCGRRLVARTLPLLADHPELPEAFEFMEHKVVDKDIHSAYDNMETLRLTVTRQDEFLFKEAPVKCVTIVGVNGECGVYPGHAYEITQLTPAPLTVEMPDGTVKKFFTSGGFAHINNEGSCDINCVECIPLTELDVDAAEKALAQQQSALTSAHDDKAKAVIEIRIGVLESVIQSLKHA